A single window of Syntrophotalea acetylenica DNA harbors:
- a CDS encoding radical SAM protein produces the protein MQCLNCENRCIVADGGLGGCGQYRRIGETMVECYPDRYLLACPIVIETMPMLHFHPGSKFLQISTVGCNLNCPGCISTTLVREMDPASSIMQQMSADQVVATAVSQECRGIAFLMNDPLASLDTFTKVAQAARAAGLLVGCATNATFTERSLSRLLPFIDFINIGVKGLTAQAYRSCGGRSPDAVLRNLRLLHEAGVHVEVACMHRRDNQDELRNLAHRVAKLSPAIPLQVMRYIPLESADPGWEPTILESEALVFDLRKILRHVYLFNSPGTDQLDSLCPECGEVLLRRDFYGPMGARLLAAQPGSCPHGSAFLDLRGDAVVGAFREGDFQGGYPFTRALEIVQSMLIALGVRDAVEVVRVWEKILNLQSLKELHLSIQQPSAYLATLEYFGALTGRQARAAALIAYLGERLEAVARGLAAVTHRPRVYYAMGKPLFAIKGPRFENQLVQLAGGDSVNRRLDLSGRPGMSIDREVLNALNPEVMVISAFLSCPVQDFHAECLRLGVDVEAVRNLRIYTPPVPSSDFGGPRWILGLLFLANILHPERFHFDIARESKDFYGEFYDMPFVPDHLNRSFGKPSNTWCWTRT, from the coding sequence ATGCAATGCCTGAATTGTGAAAACCGCTGTATCGTTGCAGATGGCGGCCTCGGCGGGTGCGGCCAGTACCGCCGGATTGGCGAAACCATGGTCGAATGTTACCCCGATCGCTATCTGCTCGCCTGCCCGATAGTCATCGAAACCATGCCGATGCTGCATTTTCACCCAGGCAGCAAGTTTCTGCAGATCAGCACGGTGGGCTGCAATCTGAATTGTCCGGGCTGCATTTCGACCACCCTGGTTCGCGAGATGGACCCGGCCAGTTCGATTATGCAGCAAATGAGCGCGGACCAGGTGGTGGCCACGGCCGTTTCCCAGGAGTGCCGTGGCATCGCCTTTTTGATGAACGACCCTCTGGCCAGTCTCGATACCTTCACGAAAGTGGCACAAGCGGCACGTGCCGCCGGTCTGCTGGTCGGTTGTGCCACCAATGCCACCTTTACCGAGCGGTCCCTGTCCCGTTTGCTGCCATTTATCGATTTTATAAACATCGGCGTCAAGGGCCTTACCGCGCAGGCTTATCGAAGCTGCGGCGGACGGTCGCCCGACGCGGTGCTGCGCAACCTGCGCCTGTTGCACGAGGCTGGAGTGCATGTCGAGGTGGCCTGCATGCACCGCCGGGACAACCAGGACGAGCTGCGAAATCTGGCTCACCGGGTGGCGAAGCTGTCGCCGGCCATACCTTTGCAGGTGATGCGTTACATCCCCCTGGAATCCGCCGATCCCGGCTGGGAACCGACCATCCTGGAGTCGGAGGCGCTGGTCTTCGATCTGCGCAAGATTCTGCGACATGTCTACCTGTTCAATTCCCCGGGCACCGATCAGCTCGACAGCCTGTGTCCGGAGTGCGGCGAGGTTCTGCTCAGACGCGACTTCTACGGTCCCATGGGGGCGCGGCTGCTGGCTGCGCAGCCTGGAAGCTGTCCCCACGGGTCGGCATTTCTGGATCTGCGGGGAGACGCCGTGGTCGGTGCCTTCCGGGAGGGGGATTTCCAGGGCGGTTATCCCTTTACCCGGGCGCTTGAGATCGTGCAATCCATGCTGATCGCCTTGGGCGTGAGGGATGCGGTCGAGGTTGTGCGGGTCTGGGAAAAGATTCTCAATCTGCAAAGTCTGAAGGAGCTGCATCTTTCCATTCAGCAGCCTTCCGCGTATCTGGCCACACTGGAATATTTCGGCGCCCTGACCGGGCGCCAGGCACGGGCCGCGGCACTGATCGCCTATCTCGGTGAACGCTTGGAGGCGGTGGCCCGAGGGCTGGCGGCGGTAACCCATCGTCCCCGGGTCTATTACGCCATGGGCAAACCGCTGTTCGCCATCAAGGGCCCGCGTTTCGAAAACCAGTTGGTCCAACTGGCCGGCGGGGACAGCGTCAACCGGCGCCTGGATCTGTCGGGACGGCCGGGGATGAGCATCGACCGCGAAGTTTTGAACGCATTGAATCCGGAGGTGATGGTCATATCCGCGTTTCTCTCCTGTCCGGTGCAGGATTTCCATGCTGAATGCCTGCGGTTGGGCGTGGATGTGGAGGCGGTGCGCAATCTGCGTATCTACACCCCGCCGGTGCCGTCCAGTGATTTTGGCGGTCCGCGCTGGATTCTCGGTCTGCTGTTCCTCGCCAACATCCTGCATCCCGAGCGGTTTCATTTCGATATCGCCCGGGAGTCAAAGGATTTTTATGGCGAGTTTTACGACATGCCCTTTGTTCCCGATCATCTCAACCGATCCTTTGGAAAACCGAGCAATACCTGGTGCTGGACACGAACCTGA
- a CDS encoding nucleoside-triphosphatase: MRANHGPLIIVSGPAHCGKTTLVTLLVSHLRDQGRQLAGILAEGHWRDQRRSGFTLVDLADGRRTLLAERIADCGPHAFPYAFHAEGLAAGYLALGPRRCAGADLVVVDEVGSLELRGAGWARNLGPLLRQCRSLQLWVVQAARVEAVCRKWQLSPVRVIDASQPQALDNLLITVEEWLPGADPPSHFRF, translated from the coding sequence ATGAGAGCAAACCATGGGCCGCTGATCATTGTCAGCGGCCCGGCCCATTGCGGCAAGACCACCCTGGTGACCCTTCTGGTATCACATCTGCGCGATCAGGGGCGGCAACTGGCCGGCATTCTGGCCGAAGGGCACTGGCGCGACCAGCGGCGCAGCGGTTTTACCCTTGTCGATCTGGCCGACGGGCGGCGCACGCTCCTGGCGGAGCGTATCGCCGATTGCGGTCCGCATGCTTTCCCCTATGCGTTTCATGCCGAAGGGCTTGCCGCCGGTTATCTTGCCCTGGGCCCGCGGCGATGCGCCGGGGCGGATCTGGTGGTGGTCGATGAAGTCGGCTCCCTTGAACTGCGCGGTGCAGGATGGGCCCGGAATCTTGGTCCGTTGCTGCGGCAATGCCGCTCTTTACAGCTGTGGGTCGTTCAAGCGGCCCGAGTGGAGGCGGTCTGCAGGAAATGGCAGTTGTCGCCGGTGCGGGTTATCGACGCATCACAGCCCCAAGCTCTGGATAACTTGTTGATAACTGTCGAGGAATGGCTGCCGGGTGCTGATCCCCCGTCGCACTTTCGTTTTTGA
- a CDS encoding FmdE family protein — MLKVDDVQATLKDCEAFHGHLCMGQVMGVRMAKKGLELIAAEDIKDLIVIVENDRCITDAIIMATGVRLGRRSLKFQDYGKMAATFVNTKTGQAWRVASRGDSDNGLPPDQARAAALAKTDAELLRWQQVRVAFGPGDLPGPPERIVQCSRCGETVLDYRDVPTGQGQADPLCRACAFGTYYQPFAG, encoded by the coding sequence ATGCTGAAAGTTGATGATGTACAGGCGACACTGAAAGATTGTGAAGCGTTTCACGGCCATCTCTGCATGGGACAGGTGATGGGCGTGCGTATGGCTAAAAAAGGTCTGGAACTGATAGCCGCGGAAGATATCAAGGATCTGATTGTCATAGTGGAGAACGATCGCTGCATCACGGATGCCATTATCATGGCCACCGGTGTGCGGCTCGGCCGGCGCAGTCTGAAATTTCAAGATTACGGCAAAATGGCGGCCACTTTTGTCAATACGAAGACCGGCCAGGCCTGGCGGGTGGCCAGCCGCGGCGACAGCGACAACGGTTTGCCCCCGGATCAGGCCCGGGCCGCGGCTCTGGCAAAAACGGATGCGGAACTGCTGCGCTGGCAGCAGGTCCGGGTCGCATTTGGTCCCGGTGATTTGCCCGGTCCTCCGGAGCGTATCGTCCAATGCAGCCGCTGTGGAGAGACGGTGCTCGATTATCGCGATGTGCCCACCGGACAGGGGCAAGCCGATCCACTGTGCCGTGCCTGCGCTTTCGGGACCTATTATCAGCCTTTTGCCGGATAA
- the ybgF gene encoding tol-pal system protein YbgF has product MKSITSAVLYAALLALLAGCIPSQTELAMSRDLEEMKRRLATTERELAAQQTDRVGQTRQRLDDLTQQQATTRADLDNLRLELQSMNGRFGDIEQQRNELKDELALVRDDLGLRISALENRGSVPAGQPSAVTMSPPAANQPESLYLQGVDTIRKQKQYAAGRKQLEEFLQKSPGHSLAPNAAYWIGESYLGEKEYEKAILQFEEVIRKYGDHPKAASAYLKQGLTFDQLGDRQSARTILEKLTKGFPLSDEAAVAKERLKAWGK; this is encoded by the coding sequence ATGAAAAGCATCACGTCAGCCGTTTTGTATGCAGCCCTTCTTGCGCTTCTGGCCGGATGTATTCCCTCCCAGACCGAACTGGCCATGAGCCGCGACCTGGAAGAAATGAAGCGCCGCCTGGCCACCACCGAGCGCGAACTTGCCGCCCAGCAGACCGACCGCGTGGGACAAACCAGACAGCGACTCGACGATTTGACCCAGCAACAGGCCACAACCCGTGCCGACCTGGACAACCTGCGCCTCGAGCTGCAGAGTATGAATGGCCGTTTCGGCGACATCGAGCAGCAACGCAACGAACTCAAGGACGAACTGGCCCTGGTTCGTGACGATCTGGGCCTGCGCATCAGCGCCCTTGAAAACCGGGGAAGCGTTCCGGCCGGGCAACCTTCCGCCGTTACCATGAGTCCGCCAGCGGCCAACCAGCCCGAATCTCTGTACCTGCAGGGCGTCGATACGATTCGCAAGCAGAAACAATACGCCGCGGGCCGCAAGCAGCTGGAAGAGTTCCTGCAGAAAAGCCCGGGGCACTCCCTGGCACCTAACGCCGCCTACTGGATAGGGGAGTCGTACCTCGGAGAAAAAGAATATGAAAAAGCCATCCTGCAATTCGAGGAGGTGATTCGCAAGTACGGAGATCACCCCAAGGCGGCCTCCGCCTACCTGAAACAGGGGTTGACCTTCGACCAGCTTGGAGATCGCCAGAGCGCCCGTACCATTCTGGAAAAACTGACCAAGGGTTTCCCCTTGTCCGACGAGGCCGCGGTCGCCAAAGAACGACTTAAAGCCTGGGGCAAGTAA
- a CDS encoding class I SAM-dependent methyltransferase, which translates to MTKKKQDSLAFYRYDDNHPFASMYPLLARQIVEDLGISRGRCLDIGTGGAPLLIELGKITNCELSGLDINPEALALAAQNARSHGLPEGRCTFLEGDVHAMPLPDDYARLVVSRGSIPFWDDYVVAFREIYRVLQPGGLSFVGGGFSRFQSLEEANRMRPDWARKDNPDKRARWLRREFLAEALAPLAQADWRIIEDGYGTWVVMSKPALTSISAGDSKGVPHAMPEL; encoded by the coding sequence GTGACAAAGAAGAAGCAGGATTCACTGGCATTTTACCGTTATGACGACAACCATCCCTTCGCTTCCATGTATCCATTGCTGGCCCGGCAGATCGTGGAGGATCTCGGCATAAGCCGCGGGCGATGCCTGGATATCGGCACCGGCGGCGCGCCTCTGCTTATCGAGCTGGGCAAGATCACCAACTGTGAACTCTCGGGGCTGGACATCAACCCCGAGGCCCTGGCGCTGGCGGCACAAAACGCCCGGTCTCATGGCTTGCCTGAAGGCCGCTGCACCTTTCTTGAGGGCGATGTGCATGCCATGCCGCTGCCGGACGATTATGCCCGGCTGGTGGTAAGTCGCGGATCGATACCCTTCTGGGATGATTACGTGGTGGCTTTCCGGGAAATATACCGGGTGCTGCAACCGGGAGGCCTGAGTTTTGTCGGGGGCGGATTCAGCCGGTTTCAGAGCCTCGAGGAGGCGAACCGAATGCGTCCGGACTGGGCGCGCAAGGACAATCCCGACAAACGGGCCCGCTGGTTGCGCCGGGAATTTCTGGCGGAGGCGCTTGCGCCGCTGGCGCAAGCGGATTGGCGGATCATCGAGGATGGCTATGGCACCTGGGTAGTGATGAGCAAACCGGCACTGACTTCCATCTCCGCGGGGGATTCGAAAGGAGTGCCGCATGCAATGCCTGAATTGTGA
- the pal gene encoding peptidoglycan-associated lipoprotein Pal: protein MKRGGIRISMQVLLMMVFAAMLATGCAKKPAATTAAGAGADQAGTQQTAQGVEEMGAGETGIGESTIGEGSAMSMPQAVPSLERIYFNFDRYDLSAEAQAILVNNAEYLKANPAEKVRIEGYCDERGSDEYNLALGERRARTAQKYLETLGVATDRLSVISYGEEMPLDPAQNEAAYAKNRRAEFKIAQ from the coding sequence ATGAAACGCGGAGGTATTCGGATTTCCATGCAGGTGTTGTTGATGATGGTCTTTGCTGCCATGCTGGCGACAGGCTGCGCCAAGAAACCGGCCGCCACCACGGCCGCGGGCGCAGGAGCAGACCAGGCAGGAACACAGCAGACGGCACAGGGTGTTGAAGAGATGGGCGCTGGCGAGACGGGTATTGGCGAAAGCACGATTGGCGAAGGAAGCGCCATGTCGATGCCTCAAGCCGTTCCATCCCTGGAACGCATCTACTTCAACTTTGACCGTTACGACCTGAGCGCCGAAGCCCAGGCCATTCTGGTCAACAACGCGGAATATCTCAAAGCCAACCCTGCGGAAAAAGTACGCATCGAAGGCTACTGCGACGAGCGCGGCTCGGATGAGTACAACCTGGCCCTTGGCGAGCGTCGCGCCCGCACCGCCCAGAAGTACCTGGAAACCCTGGGCGTCGCCACAGACCGCCTGAGCGTCATCTCCTACGGTGAGGAAATGCCGCTCGATCCGGCCCAGAACGAAGCCGCCTACGCCAAAAACCGGCGCGCCGAATTCAAGATCGCACAGTAA
- a CDS encoding TonB-dependent receptor: protein MCLGRILLLTFWLVAGISGGALAGSAATETAREESGSALSLEAVEVHGKGGHVLFDAKSDKPCTATSLTGEGIDSIGGTSQGSPLQAVRTLPSVQTSSEEPYGFGNFFTSGLKIRGQRIKAPGSNLLIEGLQVTGTPGGAQYLFDMENVEGMTLYKGGIPVPNGLAFAANAGLIDYRLQRPADEAGIFFSQSLGSFDYQRSFIRVDSGRLPGGTRAFASYSYTDADKWRGQGGSPDWRHNLDFGIAHDFGDRVKLELFGNFFSFKAHDFRSLTYAQTQDLDSYHKSSYNRHLTGNPGEDIYYYDYNRRRFDGYTLMADVDIRLTDHSRFSVRPYFSKDQGYWMLGVVEQKVNPLVRKWEIGHHRLGVVAQYEVELPLLNLTAGYWYHEQERPGPPTEWKKYTLTGDGLDFSGWSVFSENGKHITHSPFVQLNRGFGKWHLSGGVRYHYQEFSDIESYYFPGGVKTYDPWSSVGRKYTDKFLPFAGCSFELTDHANLYFTYGRNVGRTAFPLYPSYATRRGKFVAAGVSLADLWDDVGMEVSDHYDLGARFDFGRWYLNPVLFYSRHFDKSVDYYDPTSGLLVMQNVASARSYGAEIEAGVHVLPNLLLAANGFYNKFEFDKNIRTSLAGELRVRGNQIADTPLFGASFIADYRLGGFSVTPVVRYTGRRYGDILNQEPLDSYWLADLNMAYRMDNFSCIKEPKLSLKILNLFDKKYIGAMDAADDAHPGSMAYYPGAPFTMVFTVSWRL from the coding sequence ATGTGTCTGGGACGTATATTGTTGTTAACATTCTGGCTGGTCGCCGGTATTTCCGGCGGGGCGCTGGCAGGCTCCGCGGCGACGGAAACCGCGCGGGAAGAGAGTGGGTCCGCTCTGAGCCTGGAGGCCGTCGAGGTTCACGGCAAGGGCGGCCATGTGCTGTTCGATGCCAAGTCGGATAAGCCGTGCACCGCAACGAGCCTGACGGGGGAGGGAATCGACAGTATTGGCGGCACCAGTCAGGGCAGCCCGTTGCAGGCGGTGCGCACCCTGCCGTCGGTGCAGACCAGTAGCGAGGAACCCTACGGTTTCGGCAATTTTTTTACCAGCGGCCTGAAAATTCGCGGACAGCGCATCAAGGCCCCTGGTTCCAACCTGCTCATCGAGGGCTTGCAGGTCACCGGCACGCCCGGTGGCGCCCAGTATCTGTTCGACATGGAAAATGTCGAAGGCATGACTCTTTACAAGGGCGGCATTCCAGTTCCCAACGGGCTGGCGTTTGCAGCCAACGCCGGTCTCATCGACTATCGCCTGCAGCGTCCCGCTGATGAGGCCGGGATATTTTTTTCCCAGTCCCTCGGCAGCTTCGACTACCAGCGCTCCTTTATAAGAGTCGACTCGGGGCGGCTGCCCGGCGGTACGCGGGCTTTTGCTTCCTATAGTTATACCGATGCCGATAAATGGCGCGGCCAGGGCGGCAGCCCCGACTGGCGGCACAACCTCGACTTCGGGATCGCGCACGATTTCGGCGATCGCGTCAAGCTGGAACTGTTCGGTAATTTCTTCAGCTTCAAGGCTCACGATTTCCGGTCCCTGACCTACGCACAGACCCAGGATTTGGACAGCTATCACAAATCCTCCTACAACCGGCACCTGACCGGCAACCCTGGCGAAGATATCTATTACTACGACTACAACCGGCGCCGTTTTGACGGCTACACCCTGATGGCCGATGTGGATATCCGCCTGACGGATCACAGCCGGTTTTCCGTGCGTCCCTATTTCAGCAAGGATCAGGGCTACTGGATGCTCGGCGTGGTCGAGCAGAAGGTCAACCCCCTGGTGCGCAAGTGGGAGATCGGCCATCACCGTCTCGGCGTGGTCGCTCAATATGAGGTCGAATTGCCGCTGCTCAACCTGACCGCCGGCTACTGGTATCACGAGCAGGAGCGGCCCGGTCCGCCGACGGAATGGAAGAAATACACCCTGACGGGCGACGGACTGGATTTCAGCGGCTGGTCGGTCTTCTCCGAAAACGGCAAGCACATTACCCACAGCCCTTTTGTGCAGCTGAATCGCGGTTTTGGCAAATGGCATCTGAGCGGCGGGGTTCGTTATCATTACCAGGAATTTTCGGATATTGAATCCTACTATTTCCCCGGCGGCGTCAAAACCTACGATCCCTGGAGCAGCGTCGGGCGCAAATACACCGACAAGTTTCTGCCGTTTGCCGGCTGCTCCTTCGAACTGACCGATCACGCCAATCTTTATTTCACTTACGGGCGCAATGTCGGACGCACGGCGTTCCCTCTGTACCCATCCTACGCTACGCGGCGCGGCAAGTTCGTGGCTGCCGGCGTCAGCCTTGCCGATTTGTGGGACGATGTCGGGATGGAAGTCTCCGATCATTACGATCTGGGCGCACGGTTCGATTTTGGCCGCTGGTATTTAAATCCGGTGTTGTTCTATTCCCGGCATTTTGACAAGTCGGTCGATTATTACGATCCCACTTCCGGTTTGCTGGTCATGCAGAACGTCGCCTCCGCCCGCTCCTATGGGGCTGAAATCGAAGCCGGTGTGCATGTCCTGCCCAACCTGCTGCTGGCCGCCAACGGCTTCTACAACAAGTTCGAATTCGACAAGAACATTCGCACCAGCCTGGCCGGCGAACTGCGCGTGCGGGGTAATCAGATTGCCGACACCCCGCTGTTCGGAGCCAGTTTCATTGCCGATTACCGTCTCGGCGGCTTTTCCGTGACCCCCGTGGTACGCTATACGGGCCGACGTTACGGTGACATCCTCAACCAGGAGCCGCTCGACTCTTACTGGCTGGCCGACCTGAACATGGCCTATCGCATGGATAATTTTTCCTGTATCAAGGAGCCCAAACTGTCGCTGAAAATTCTCAACCTGTTCGATAAAAAGTATATTGGCGCCATGGATGCTGCCGATGACGCCCATCCGGGCAGCATGGCCTATTATCCCGGCGCACCCTTCACCATGGTATTTACGGTGTCCTGGAGGCTGTAA
- a CDS encoding ABC transporter ATP-binding protein: MALLEVRNISFGYGGHSVLDNVSFDIEKGSLVSLLGPNGCGKTTLLKILLGLLPVPGGEILFEGRPVASYDRREMARRVAYVPQIHKAAFAYRAIDVVLMGRLPHKGFWSAYHRRDEHLALEALDKLGIRHLSQRPYTQISGGERQMVLIARALCQGAHTFILDEPANGLDYGNQIRLLEQLATLSGEGYTFVMSTHFPDHVLWVANQVVMLSDGSIIAEGAPDTAVTRKNLCRLYQADVEVWQLLENFRICVPQRLRNRLCSCDMEDVPRPVLMAGRS, from the coding sequence ATGGCTTTGTTGGAAGTCAGAAACATATCCTTCGGCTATGGCGGCCACTCGGTGCTGGACAATGTCAGTTTCGATATTGAAAAAGGCAGTCTGGTGTCGCTGCTGGGACCCAACGGCTGCGGCAAGACCACGCTTCTGAAAATCCTGCTGGGGCTGTTGCCGGTGCCCGGCGGTGAAATCCTGTTCGAAGGCCGCCCGGTTGCTTCCTACGATCGGCGTGAAATGGCCCGGCGGGTGGCCTATGTGCCGCAGATACACAAGGCCGCTTTTGCCTATCGGGCGATTGACGTGGTGCTCATGGGGCGTCTTCCCCATAAAGGGTTCTGGTCGGCCTATCACCGCAGGGACGAACATCTGGCCCTGGAGGCACTCGACAAACTGGGAATCAGGCACCTGAGCCAGCGTCCCTACACCCAGATCAGCGGCGGGGAGCGGCAGATGGTGCTTATTGCCCGGGCCCTCTGCCAGGGCGCGCACACCTTCATCCTCGACGAGCCGGCCAACGGGCTCGATTACGGCAACCAGATCAGGCTGCTGGAGCAACTGGCCACCCTGTCCGGCGAAGGCTACACCTTTGTCATGTCGACCCATTTCCCCGATCATGTGCTGTGGGTGGCGAACCAGGTTGTCATGTTGTCTGATGGCAGCATCATTGCCGAGGGGGCTCCGGATACCGCCGTGACCCGGAAAAATCTTTGCCGTCTGTATCAGGCCGATGTCGAAGTCTGGCAGTTGCTGGAGAATTTCAGAATATGCGTGCCGCAGAGGCTTCGCAACAGGTTGTGCAGTTGTGACATGGAGGATGTGCCCCGCCCTGTTTTAATGGCAGGCCGCAGTTAA